One window from the genome of Nocardioides panaciterrulae encodes:
- a CDS encoding ABC transporter ATP-binding protein, producing the protein MAGSLLEARGVSVEFVSRDGSTARALDGVDLQVGAGEIVALVGESGSGKTTIARALLGLERPTAGQVCLDGEPLKYSSRRLRELRRRVQMVLQDASGALNPRQTVYESVAEGIRLHDMVGRDPGGRTEEQLVAAALASAGLRPPERLFLRYPHELSGGQRQRVLIAGALGVGPELLVADEPVSSLDASIRGEILALLLKLREELGLGVLVVTHDLGLAWNIADRIAVMYLGRVVESGPTERVLQAPEHPYTQALLSVVPEMEGLEPVVLAGEIPDPGRIPTGCRFHPRCPALADGRAAAHGVDDACRRQRLPVLSADPTGHHVACHLAAALSGPPAPVASAAEAGR; encoded by the coding sequence ATGGCGGGCTCGCTGCTGGAGGCGCGCGGCGTCTCGGTGGAGTTCGTGTCCCGCGACGGGAGCACAGCCCGGGCGCTGGACGGCGTGGACCTGCAGGTCGGGGCCGGCGAGATCGTGGCGCTGGTGGGGGAGTCCGGCTCGGGGAAGACCACGATCGCCCGGGCCCTGCTCGGCCTGGAGCGCCCCACCGCGGGCCAGGTGTGCCTCGACGGCGAGCCGCTGAAGTACTCCAGCCGGCGCCTGCGCGAGCTGCGCCGGCGCGTGCAGATGGTGCTGCAGGACGCCTCCGGTGCGCTGAACCCGCGGCAGACCGTCTACGAGTCGGTGGCCGAGGGGATCCGGCTGCACGACATGGTCGGGCGCGACCCGGGGGGCCGCACCGAGGAGCAGCTGGTGGCGGCGGCGCTCGCGTCCGCGGGCCTGCGCCCCCCGGAGCGGCTGTTCCTGCGCTACCCCCACGAGCTGTCCGGGGGCCAGCGCCAGCGGGTGCTCATCGCCGGGGCGCTCGGGGTGGGCCCGGAGCTGCTGGTGGCCGACGAGCCGGTCTCCAGCCTCGACGCCTCGATCCGCGGCGAGATCCTCGCGCTGCTGCTCAAGCTGCGCGAGGAGCTCGGCCTGGGCGTGCTGGTGGTGACTCACGACCTCGGCCTGGCGTGGAACATCGCCGACCGGATCGCGGTCATGTACCTCGGCCGGGTCGTCGAGTCCGGGCCCACCGAGCGGGTGCTGCAGGCGCCCGAGCACCCGTACACCCAGGCCCTGCTGTCGGTGGTGCCGGAGATGGAGGGGCTCGAGCCGGTGGTCCTCGCCGGCGAGATCCCCGACCCCGGCCGGATCCCTACAGGCTGTCGGTTCCACCCGCGCTGCCCGGCGCTCGCCGACGGGCGGGCGGCTGCGCACGGCGTCGACGACGCCTGCCGGCGCCAGCGGCTCCCGGTCCTGTCGGCCGATCCGACCGGGCACCACGTCGCCTGCCACCTCGCGGCGGCGCTGTCCGGGCCGCCGGCGCCGGTCGCCTCGGCCGCCGAGGCGGGTCGGTGA
- a CDS encoding SDR family NAD(P)-dependent oxidoreductase, with protein sequence MSGRSLLVVGAGPGLGGAVARRFARDGYAVGLVGRDAARVAELAAELRAAGSAAESAIVDITDVAAATEAVTGLGQRLGSIDVLHFNPSAFRQQDPLHLTVAGLLEDVALGVGALLTVLQAARPFLASGARVTATGSMAADEPWHEAASLGVQKAGLRNLVRSIDATLAPAGIRAVSVTVRGTLAEQGPFSPGRVAEAIHAAAGRPAEDWRTEVAYDGSGDGTGDGAAVD encoded by the coding sequence GTGAGCGGCCGCTCGCTCCTGGTGGTGGGCGCCGGCCCCGGTCTCGGCGGGGCGGTGGCCCGCCGCTTCGCCCGGGACGGGTACGCCGTCGGCCTGGTCGGGCGCGACGCCGCCCGGGTGGCCGAGCTGGCGGCCGAGCTCCGCGCCGCCGGCTCGGCCGCCGAGTCGGCGATCGTCGACATCACCGACGTGGCGGCGGCCACCGAGGCCGTCACCGGCCTCGGGCAGCGACTCGGAAGCATCGACGTCCTGCACTTCAACCCCAGCGCGTTCCGGCAGCAGGACCCGCTGCACCTGACCGTGGCCGGGTTGCTGGAGGACGTCGCGCTCGGGGTCGGGGCGCTCCTGACGGTGCTCCAGGCGGCCCGGCCGTTCCTGGCGAGCGGGGCGCGGGTGACCGCCACCGGCAGCATGGCCGCCGACGAGCCGTGGCACGAGGCCGCGTCGTTGGGCGTGCAGAAGGCCGGGCTGCGCAACCTGGTCCGCAGCATCGACGCGACGCTGGCGCCCGCCGGCATCCGCGCGGTCTCGGTGACGGTGCGCGGAACGCTGGCGGAGCAGGGGCCGTTCTCGCCGGGCCGGGTCGCCGAGGCGATCCACGCGGCCGCCGGCCGCCCCGCGGAGGACTGGCGGACCGAGGTGGCCTACGACGGGTCCGGCGACGGGACCGGCGACGGGGCGGCGGTGGACTGA
- a CDS encoding CocE/NonD family hydrolase codes for MTGGTREVRVPVTGGVELAATLFLPDPALGPQPCLLEALPYRKDDLTASYATGYEELRDHHAYAVCRLDLRGTGSSGGDATDEYPSTEQRDLVEVIAWLADQDWCDGNIGMFGTSYSGFNSLQLACERPPALKAVCAIYASDDRWTDDVHYRGGALRLVDLVDYCHYMTPMCVLPPVPDVWGPGWRQEWQRRLEANEPWVLTWLRERVHGDYWRGGSVRLDGAGAGYERIGCPVMLVAGWADGYRNNSFRTVAALAADGVPHRLLAGPWAHADPTTAMSGPRVDLRPEMAAWFDRWLRPEMAREPFASHCDVFVRSSTRPEPDLDRHQGSWLRLPSVPPTVLHTTPLDGAAQLTVEPDVGTAAWIDCAGHLPWGLSLDQRPDDARSLTWESAPPPAPVVGHPRVRLRVSADAPAASLSVKLCDVFPDGTSALVTRGTLDLAFRDGVHGPPAPLVPGREYDVTVVLDACAYTWAPGQLLRVSIAGADWPNTVAPPGPVTLSVHGGELELPLLEGDHPTPDLPAGADRSAESADGVTWEIRDDVLRRTTTAVTASCEDYATPYDGRAREDYSGEVSVDRRTFEQRAHADTTFALAWPGVDVRVRSTMDVTVTAAGLDVAIETTATLDGEQVSHRRWTVGPQSTAAPSPVPSPDPS; via the coding sequence GTGACCGGCGGCACCCGCGAGGTCCGCGTCCCGGTCACCGGCGGGGTGGAGCTCGCGGCGACCCTGTTCCTGCCCGACCCGGCGCTGGGGCCGCAGCCTTGTCTGCTGGAGGCGCTGCCCTACCGCAAGGACGACCTGACCGCGTCCTACGCCACCGGCTACGAGGAGCTCCGCGACCACCACGCGTACGCCGTCTGCCGGCTCGACCTGCGCGGCACCGGCTCCTCGGGCGGGGACGCGACCGACGAGTACCCCTCCACCGAGCAGCGCGACCTGGTGGAGGTGATCGCCTGGCTGGCCGACCAGGACTGGTGCGACGGCAACATCGGGATGTTCGGCACGTCGTACAGCGGCTTCAACTCCCTGCAGCTCGCCTGCGAGCGGCCACCGGCGCTGAAGGCCGTCTGCGCGATCTATGCCAGCGACGACCGGTGGACCGACGACGTGCACTACCGCGGGGGTGCGCTGCGGCTGGTCGACCTCGTCGACTACTGCCACTACATGACGCCGATGTGCGTGCTGCCGCCCGTCCCGGACGTGTGGGGCCCGGGCTGGCGCCAGGAGTGGCAGCGGCGGCTGGAGGCCAACGAGCCATGGGTGCTGACCTGGCTGCGGGAGCGGGTCCACGGTGACTACTGGCGGGGCGGGTCGGTCCGCCTGGACGGCGCAGGAGCCGGCTACGAGCGGATCGGCTGCCCGGTGATGCTGGTCGCCGGCTGGGCCGACGGCTACCGCAACAACTCCTTCCGCACGGTCGCCGCCCTGGCGGCCGACGGCGTGCCGCACCGCCTGCTGGCCGGCCCGTGGGCGCACGCCGATCCCACGACCGCCATGTCGGGCCCCCGGGTCGACCTGCGCCCCGAGATGGCCGCCTGGTTCGACCGGTGGCTGCGCCCTGAGATGGCGCGGGAGCCCTTCGCCTCGCACTGCGACGTGTTCGTACGCAGCTCGACGCGACCCGAGCCCGACCTCGACCGCCACCAGGGATCGTGGCTGCGGCTGCCGTCGGTGCCGCCCACCGTCCTGCACACGACGCCCCTCGACGGCGCCGCCCAGCTCACGGTCGAGCCGGACGTCGGCACCGCGGCCTGGATCGACTGCGCCGGACACCTGCCCTGGGGCCTCTCGCTCGACCAGCGCCCCGACGACGCCCGCTCGCTCACCTGGGAGAGCGCCCCACCGCCCGCACCGGTGGTGGGCCACCCCCGGGTGCGGCTGCGGGTCAGCGCCGACGCGCCCGCGGCCTCGCTCTCGGTCAAGCTCTGCGACGTCTTCCCCGACGGCACCTCGGCGCTGGTCACCCGCGGCACGCTCGACCTGGCCTTCCGCGACGGTGTGCACGGGCCACCCGCACCCCTGGTGCCCGGCCGGGAGTACGACGTCACGGTGGTCCTCGACGCCTGCGCCTACACCTGGGCCCCGGGCCAGCTGCTGCGGGTGAGCATCGCGGGCGCGGACTGGCCCAACACCGTCGCGCCGCCGGGGCCGGTGACGCTCTCCGTGCACGGCGGCGAGCTCGAGCTGCCGCTGCTCGAGGGCGACCATCCCACCCCCGACCTGCCGGCCGGCGCGGACCGCTCCGCCGAGAGCGCCGACGGCGTCACCTGGGAGATCCGCGACGACGTGCTGCGCCGCACCACCACCGCCGTCACCGCCTCCTGCGAGGACTACGCCACGCCGTACGACGGCCGGGCGCGCGAGGACTACAGCGGCGAGGTCAGCGTCGACCGGCGCACGTTCGAGCAACGGGCGCACGCCGACACGACGTTCGCCCTCGCCTGGCCCGGCGTCGACGTCCGGGTCCGCTCCACGATGGACGTGACCGTGACCGCTGCGGGGCTCGACGTGGCGATCGAGACCACCGCCACCCTCGACGGGGAACAGGTCTCGCACCGCCGCTGGACGGTGGGACCTCAGTCCACCGCCGCCCCGTCGCCGGTCCCGTCGCCGGACCCGTCGTAG
- a CDS encoding P1 family peptidase: protein MPRARELGIVIGAMPTGPTNSVLDVPGVGLGHTTVHRDEPAPPEGRGVARTGVSVLVLAEDAYRRPVPAGGAVLNGAGECTGFLTAGEWGSAETPVYLTSTMQLGRVYDAACEIALEAHPEVADDVVIPVVAECDDSHLNDCRRMQVTGDDVRAAHAAALASRGSAEPPEQGAVGAGTGMSCFGFKGGIGTASRTVGDHTVAVLLLTNFGVREELVVAGTPVGRQLPPVVSGPAKPAGSCIGLVVTDAPVDGAACARLARRVGLGLARSGSVAHHGSGEIFLGFGTGLRLDRDGTPDRTALGGRALDPLFAGVVEAAEEAVLDSMFTSPTTVGRDGHTSESLHSPGVLALLRR, encoded by the coding sequence ATGCCGCGCGCCAGAGAGCTGGGGATCGTGATCGGGGCGATGCCCACCGGCCCGACGAACTCCGTGCTCGACGTCCCCGGCGTGGGGCTCGGCCACACGACCGTGCACCGTGACGAGCCGGCGCCGCCCGAGGGCCGGGGCGTCGCGCGCACCGGCGTGAGCGTGCTGGTGCTGGCCGAGGACGCCTACCGCCGCCCGGTCCCGGCCGGCGGCGCGGTGCTCAACGGCGCCGGCGAGTGCACCGGCTTCCTCACCGCCGGCGAGTGGGGCTCGGCCGAGACGCCGGTCTACCTGACCTCGACCATGCAGCTCGGACGCGTCTACGACGCGGCCTGCGAGATTGCGCTCGAGGCCCACCCGGAGGTGGCCGACGACGTGGTGATCCCTGTGGTCGCGGAGTGCGACGACTCCCACCTCAACGACTGCCGCCGGATGCAGGTCACCGGCGACGACGTGCGCGCCGCACACGCCGCCGCGCTGGCCAGCCGCGGCTCCGCCGAGCCGCCCGAGCAGGGCGCGGTCGGCGCGGGCACCGGCATGTCCTGCTTCGGCTTCAAGGGCGGCATCGGCACCGCCTCCCGGACGGTCGGCGACCACACGGTCGCCGTGCTGCTGCTGACGAACTTCGGGGTCCGCGAGGAGCTCGTGGTCGCCGGTACGCCGGTCGGCCGGCAGCTGCCGCCGGTCGTCAGCGGCCCCGCGAAGCCGGCCGGCTCCTGCATCGGCCTCGTCGTGACCGACGCCCCCGTCGACGGCGCCGCCTGCGCCCGGCTGGCCCGCCGGGTCGGGCTGGGACTCGCGCGCAGCGGCTCGGTGGCCCACCACGGCAGCGGCGAGATCTTCCTCGGGTTCGGCACCGGGCTGCGCCTGGACCGCGACGGCACCCCGGACCGGACCGCCCTGGGCGGCCGGGCCCTCGACCCGTTGTTCGCCGGCGTCGTCGAGGCGGCCGAGGAGGCCGTGCTGGACTCGATGTTCACCTCACCGACCACCGTCGGGCGCGACGGCCACACGAGCGAGTCGCTGCACTCCCCCGGCGTGCTCGCCCTCCTGCGCCGGTGA
- a CDS encoding histone deacetylase family protein: protein MTASSIPVVWSPDTRFHDPKHEIWVGATTPAVEVAERVDTILAALAGSPLRDARAHGDELLAAVHDPELLAFLEGAAEAWTAGGYAELVGQDRVVPYFFPTEALLQGMPPTPAVATHGRVGRWCYDTMTLVGPGTWPAARAAVDVALTAVDVVAAGERTAYALCRPPGHHATRSGYGGSCYLNNAAVAAEGLRRAGHERVAIVDVDAHHGNGTQAIFWQRPDVRYGSVHVDPAAGWFPHLFGHAHETGAGAGEGANLNLPLAEGTGDGPWVEAVERLASWVSGSGASALVVSLGVDAAADDPESPLLVTAEGYRSAGALLGGLGLPAVVVQEGGYHLPSLGGLVAAYLEGHGS from the coding sequence GTGACAGCCTCCTCGATCCCGGTCGTGTGGTCGCCCGACACCCGGTTCCACGACCCGAAGCACGAGATCTGGGTGGGCGCCACCACCCCCGCCGTGGAGGTCGCGGAGCGCGTCGACACGATCCTGGCCGCGCTGGCGGGCTCCCCGTTGCGGGACGCGCGGGCGCACGGGGACGAGCTGCTGGCGGCGGTGCACGACCCCGAGCTGCTGGCGTTCCTCGAAGGGGCCGCGGAGGCGTGGACCGCGGGCGGCTACGCCGAGCTGGTGGGCCAGGACCGGGTGGTGCCCTACTTCTTCCCGACCGAGGCGCTCCTGCAGGGCATGCCGCCGACCCCGGCGGTCGCGACCCACGGCCGGGTGGGCCGCTGGTGCTACGACACGATGACGCTGGTCGGTCCTGGCACGTGGCCCGCGGCTCGGGCCGCCGTGGACGTGGCGCTGACCGCGGTCGACGTGGTGGCGGCGGGGGAGCGGACGGCGTACGCGCTGTGCCGGCCGCCCGGGCACCACGCCACGCGCAGCGGGTACGGCGGCTCCTGCTACCTGAACAACGCCGCGGTGGCGGCCGAGGGGCTGCGCCGCGCCGGTCACGAGCGGGTGGCGATCGTCGACGTCGATGCCCACCACGGCAACGGGACCCAGGCGATCTTCTGGCAGCGACCGGACGTGCGCTACGGGTCGGTGCACGTCGACCCGGCGGCCGGGTGGTTCCCGCACCTGTTCGGGCACGCGCACGAGACCGGCGCGGGCGCGGGAGAGGGCGCGAACCTCAACCTGCCCCTCGCCGAGGGCACCGGGGACGGGCCGTGGGTCGAGGCGGTCGAGCGCCTGGCGTCGTGGGTGTCCGGCTCCGGCGCGTCGGCGCTGGTCGTGTCGCTGGGCGTCGACGCCGCGGCCGACGACCCGGAGAGCCCGCTGCTGGTCACCGCCGAGGGCTACCGGTCCGCCGGCGCCCTGCTCGGCGGCCTGGGGCTGCCCGCCGTGGTGGTGCAGGAGGGCGGCTACCACCTGCCCTCGCTCGGGGGGCTGGTGGCGGCGTACCTGGAGGGCCACGGCTCCTGA
- a CDS encoding HNH endonuclease produces MLITDPAGEPVELDELDGDATLSVLSSLKVQARAVERDKLRVVAHWCVLHPATAEDGVATWDPSGLPGVLGQEESLGGEGCPPVAAFTPEPLAATLGVSKHAVRQLIADALDLGHRLPRCRRRVEALEVEAFKARRVAQLTHPLSQAAAAQVDAALAPVLHSCSFAAIERAVAAAIAAHHPELVAEREKRGKDAWDVTLHHPGPADFAGTSWLEATGDTLDLTAFYDRVGQIAADLADAGDTDPLGARKAKALGVLARQGLEGAEADLATLVGASQADQAPPARPRPPRSRKPKTHLFLHFTLLEALGLAVDDELVCGQVERLGPVLEEAIRAWLAGSEAVITPVLDLNRSWAVDGHDIPAAMREQVVQRDKHCVHPYCATDARACDLDHITPYLPMDEGGPPGQTNPDNLAPLCRRHHRAKTSGRWRYRRDPTTGNYHWTGPHHRHYLTTPLGTLEHQPN; encoded by the coding sequence ATGTTGATCACCGACCCGGCCGGGGAGCCCGTGGAGCTCGACGAGCTCGACGGTGACGCCACGCTGTCGGTGCTGTCGAGTCTGAAGGTGCAGGCGCGGGCGGTGGAGCGGGACAAGCTGCGGGTGGTGGCGCACTGGTGTGTGCTGCACCCCGCCACCGCCGAGGACGGGGTCGCCACCTGGGATCCCTCGGGCCTGCCGGGGGTGCTGGGCCAGGAGGAGTCCCTGGGTGGGGAGGGCTGTCCGCCGGTCGCGGCGTTCACCCCCGAACCCCTGGCCGCCACCTTGGGGGTCTCCAAGCACGCGGTGCGCCAGTTGATCGCCGACGCCCTGGACCTGGGCCACCGGCTGCCCCGCTGCCGGCGGCGGGTCGAGGCGCTGGAGGTGGAGGCGTTCAAGGCCCGTCGGGTCGCCCAGCTGACCCACCCGCTGTCGCAGGCGGCGGCCGCGCAGGTCGACGCCGCCCTGGCCCCGGTGCTGCACTCGTGCTCGTTCGCGGCGATCGAGCGTGCCGTCGCGGCCGCGATCGCCGCGCACCATCCCGAGCTGGTCGCCGAGCGGGAGAAGAGGGGCAAGGACGCCTGGGACGTCACCCTTCACCACCCCGGACCGGCCGATTTCGCGGGCACGTCCTGGCTCGAGGCGACCGGGGACACCTTGGACCTGACCGCGTTCTACGACCGGGTCGGCCAGATCGCCGCCGACCTCGCCGACGCCGGCGACACCGACCCCCTCGGCGCGCGGAAGGCCAAGGCGCTGGGGGTGCTGGCCCGCCAGGGCCTCGAGGGCGCGGAGGCCGACCTGGCCACCCTGGTCGGCGCCAGCCAGGCCGATCAGGCCCCACCGGCCCGGCCGAGGCCGCCGCGCTCGCGGAAGCCGAAGACTCACCTGTTCTTGCATTTCACGCTGCTCGAGGCGCTCGGCCTCGCGGTCGATGACGAGCTGGTGTGCGGCCAGGTCGAGAGACTCGGCCCGGTGCTGGAGGAGGCCATCCGGGCCTGGCTGGCCGGCTCCGAGGCGGTCATCACCCCCGTGTTGGACCTCAACCGGTCCTGGGCCGTGGACGGCCACGACATCCCCGCCGCGATGCGTGAACAGGTCGTCCAACGCGACAAGCACTGCGTGCACCCCTACTGCGCCACCGACGCCCGGGCCTGCGACCTGGACCACATCACCCCCTACCTCCCGATGGACGAGGGCGGACCACCGGGCCAGACCAACCCCGACAACCTCGCGCCTCTCTGCCGAAGACACCACCGCGCCAAGACCAGCGGCCGATGGCGCTACCGACGCGACCCCACCACCGGCAACTACCACTGGACCGGCCCCCACCACCGCCACTACCTCACCACCCCGCTAGGCACCCTCGAGCACCAGCCGAACTGA
- a CDS encoding L,D-transpeptidase family protein: protein MNGPWRGAGGSRVPALGVVAALVLTLAVLGPLTVTPAPAAGATAGGTLRDPFSREIVRRGDVDADPYHIEHVYEVQYRLKRVGLFDAVPNGQFGPITEAGVKKFQKRIGVRPTGIANRPTWRRLIKQSVRGRGAVPPGCTTSGWHACYDRWWHQVNLYHDGKLLNSWLVRGGGSSTPTRTGTFRVYYRDIDHVSSAFHTPMPYAQFFSGGQALHGSRLMMDPYVGHSHGCVNFWTEDARQLWALTSHKRLRVHVYGQWS, encoded by the coding sequence ATGAATGGTCCATGGCGTGGTGCCGGCGGCTCCCGGGTGCCCGCCCTGGGGGTCGTGGCCGCGTTGGTGCTGACCCTCGCGGTGCTGGGGCCGTTGACGGTGACGCCCGCGCCCGCCGCAGGTGCCACGGCGGGAGGGACACTTCGCGATCCGTTCAGCCGCGAGATCGTGCGCCGGGGCGACGTCGATGCCGACCCGTACCACATCGAGCATGTCTACGAGGTCCAGTACCGACTCAAGCGGGTCGGCCTCTTCGACGCGGTCCCGAACGGCCAGTTCGGTCCCATCACCGAGGCCGGCGTCAAGAAGTTCCAGAAGAGGATCGGGGTCAGGCCGACCGGGATCGCCAACCGCCCCACCTGGCGTCGGTTGATCAAGCAGAGCGTGCGTGGTCGCGGCGCCGTCCCACCCGGCTGCACGACAAGCGGCTGGCACGCCTGCTACGACCGCTGGTGGCACCAGGTGAACCTCTACCACGACGGGAAGCTGCTCAATTCCTGGCTGGTGCGCGGTGGAGGGAGCTCCACACCCACCCGCACAGGGACCTTCCGGGTGTACTACCGGGATATCGACCATGTCAGCAGCGCCTTCCACACCCCGATGCCCTACGCGCAGTTCTTCTCCGGAGGCCAGGCCCTGCACGGCTCGCGGCTGATGATGGACCCGTACGTCGGGCACAGTCACGGCTGCGTGAACTTCTGGACCGAGGACGCGCGGCAGCTGTGGGCGCTCACCTCCCACAAGCGCCTCCGGGTGCACGTGTACGGACAGTGGAGCTGA
- a CDS encoding NUDIX domain-containing protein, translating to MLRFGCVILVDRRGWLLLQERDEHPAIDPEKWSLCGGHLEEGEEYAEGASRELAEETGVQLAPHELELFCELDLRPFGRDSHDVMAVYAAATELTDDDIVLGEGRQIVFVEPGAARCLDLSPSAAAVVPDFLDSDHYRRLCR from the coding sequence ATGTTGCGATTCGGCTGTGTGATCCTCGTCGACCGCCGGGGGTGGCTGCTGCTGCAGGAGCGGGATGAGCACCCGGCCATCGACCCGGAGAAGTGGTCGCTGTGCGGTGGGCACCTCGAGGAGGGCGAGGAGTACGCCGAGGGCGCCTCCCGCGAGCTCGCGGAGGAGACCGGGGTGCAGCTGGCGCCGCACGAGCTCGAGCTGTTCTGCGAGCTCGACCTGCGGCCCTTCGGCCGCGACTCCCACGACGTGATGGCGGTGTACGCCGCGGCCACCGAGCTCACCGACGACGACATCGTCCTCGGCGAGGGCCGCCAGATCGTGTTCGTCGAGCCCGGCGCCGCCCGGTGCCTGGACCTGAGCCCGTCGGCCGCCGCGGTGGTGCCGGACTTCCTCGACTCCGACCACTACCGGCGGCTGTGCCGGTGA
- the dxs gene encoding 1-deoxy-D-xylulose-5-phosphate synthase gives MGLLESISTPGDLAGLTDEQLETLASEIRDFLVATCARTGGHLGPNLGVVELTMAIHRVFESPKDRVVFDTGHQAYVHKLLTGRREGFEKLRQEGGLSGYPSQAESEHDIVENSHASTALSYADGLAKAYAIREEDRHVVAVIGDGALTGGMAWEALNNIAVARGSKLVIVVNDNGRSYTPTIGGLANALTSLRTNPRYEQILEAVKKRLNAVKGIGPVTYDALHAMKRGLKDALAPQGLFEDLGLKYVGPVDGHDRAAMEHVLAQAKRFNGPVIVHALTRKGFGYDAAERHEADQFHSPGPFDVDSGLEVPKGRIWTDVFADEIVHIGQRRKDVVGITAAMVHPVGLHHFQARFPERTFDVGIAEQHAATSAAGLAMGGLHPVVAVYATFLNRAFDQVLMDCALHRCGVTFVLDRSGVTGDDGASHNGMWDMSILQVVPGLRLAAPRDATRLRELLNEAVEVEDAPTVVRFPKGPPPEDIPAVGKAGGADVLVRNGTKDVLIVAVGSMATTAVEVADRLVAQGIGVTVVDPRWVKPVDPAIVQLAREHKLVVSVEDNGKVGGCGAVLLQTLNEAGVTTPFRLHGIPQAFLEHAKRAAILERIGLTPQALALSIVEDITASTAAESLLESDQPL, from the coding sequence ATGGGCCTGCTGGAGTCGATCTCGACGCCCGGTGACCTCGCCGGTCTGACCGACGAGCAGCTCGAGACCCTCGCGAGCGAGATCCGCGACTTCCTGGTGGCGACCTGCGCCCGCACCGGCGGCCACCTCGGCCCGAACCTGGGCGTGGTCGAGCTCACGATGGCGATCCATCGGGTCTTCGAGTCGCCGAAGGACCGGGTCGTCTTCGACACCGGCCACCAGGCCTACGTCCACAAGCTGCTGACCGGCCGCCGCGAGGGCTTCGAGAAGCTCCGCCAGGAGGGTGGCCTCAGCGGATACCCCAGCCAGGCGGAGTCCGAGCACGACATCGTGGAGAACTCGCATGCCTCGACGGCGCTGAGCTACGCCGACGGGCTGGCCAAGGCGTACGCCATCCGCGAGGAGGACCGCCACGTCGTCGCCGTCATCGGCGACGGCGCGCTGACCGGCGGCATGGCCTGGGAGGCGCTGAACAACATCGCAGTGGCCCGCGGGAGCAAACTGGTCATCGTCGTCAACGACAACGGCCGCTCCTACACGCCGACCATCGGCGGCCTCGCGAACGCGCTCACCTCGCTGCGCACCAACCCGCGCTACGAGCAGATCCTCGAAGCGGTCAAGAAGCGGCTCAACGCGGTCAAGGGCATCGGCCCGGTCACCTACGACGCGCTGCACGCGATGAAGCGCGGCCTCAAGGACGCGCTCGCGCCGCAGGGGCTCTTCGAGGACCTCGGCCTGAAGTACGTCGGGCCCGTCGACGGCCACGACCGCGCCGCGATGGAGCACGTGCTGGCCCAGGCCAAACGGTTCAACGGGCCCGTCATCGTGCACGCGCTGACCCGCAAGGGCTTCGGGTACGACGCCGCCGAACGGCACGAGGCCGACCAGTTCCACTCGCCCGGCCCCTTCGACGTCGACTCCGGCCTCGAGGTGCCCAAGGGGCGGATCTGGACCGACGTGTTCGCCGACGAGATCGTGCACATCGGCCAGCGCCGCAAGGACGTCGTGGGGATCACCGCCGCGATGGTGCACCCGGTCGGGCTGCACCACTTCCAGGCCCGGTTCCCCGAGCGCACCTTCGACGTCGGCATCGCCGAGCAGCACGCGGCCACCTCGGCGGCCGGCCTGGCGATGGGTGGGCTGCACCCGGTCGTCGCGGTCTACGCGACGTTCCTGAACCGGGCCTTCGACCAGGTGCTCATGGACTGCGCGCTGCACCGCTGCGGTGTCACGTTCGTGCTCGACCGGTCAGGCGTCACCGGTGACGACGGCGCCTCCCACAACGGCATGTGGGACATGTCGATCCTGCAGGTCGTGCCCGGGCTGCGGCTCGCCGCGCCCCGGGACGCCACCCGGTTGCGCGAACTGCTCAACGAGGCCGTCGAGGTCGAGGACGCCCCCACCGTGGTGCGGTTCCCGAAGGGCCCGCCGCCCGAGGACATCCCGGCCGTCGGCAAGGCCGGCGGTGCCGACGTGCTGGTGCGCAACGGCACCAAGGACGTGCTCATCGTCGCGGTCGGCTCGATGGCCACCACCGCGGTCGAGGTCGCCGACCGGCTGGTCGCGCAGGGCATCGGCGTCACGGTCGTGGACCCGCGCTGGGTCAAGCCGGTCGACCCGGCCATCGTCCAGCTCGCGCGCGAGCACAAGCTGGTGGTCAGCGTGGAGGACAACGGGAAGGTCGGCGGCTGCGGCGCCGTGCTGCTCCAGACGCTCAACGAGGCCGGGGTGACCACGCCGTTCCGGCTGCACGGCATCCCGCAGGCGTTCCTCGAGCACGCCAAGCGGGCGGCGATCCTCGAGCGCATCGGCCTCACGCCGCAGGCGCTGGCGCTGTCGATCGTGGAGGACATCACCGCCTCAACCGCCGCCGAGTCGCTCCTGGAGTCCGACCAGCCCCTGTGA